One genomic segment of Gossypium arboreum isolate Shixiya-1 chromosome 3, ASM2569848v2, whole genome shotgun sequence includes these proteins:
- the LOC128290546 gene encoding pentatricopeptide repeat-containing protein At5g16640, mitochondrial-like: MAEDQNNQLPPVVAANLANLNPAHLTMYDYSKPTLTGAESSIVRLAIVANNFKLKPNTIQMIQQFVQFDGNTSEKCDRATFQFMQKTRTIYEERRLQIDELDEWWTNVKEKPRIHDEKHKEATNHFKVGDQIQDMGKLPSSFILRSVVNGGSHLSNFHSFSSSSNNIATHIKALSKKPMPVRGKGKKDDRFDIVDDALILFNKMIVSKIFEAISIFDEMTERGYQPDLIVYKTILKGCVRAEALDLLSEMKVKGIKPNIITYSCLIHGMCDSGQQEKATTLLNEMLDNNISLNIVTYTILIDILCKEGMISKAVETIDMMRKQGRGIESNVVTYDALVNGHCLQNEMDKARRVLQLMIEKGCAPNIVTYSTMINRYCKSNLKEALKFFQTMQNGGLELDIVPYTILIDGLCKAGHIEVAKELFRQLSDSGLKPNVYKYGVMINGLCKEGLPDEQTCFLGAWEIMTVCLIVAVIM, from the exons ATGGCTGAAGATCAAAATAATCaactacctcctgtggttgctgcgAATCTGGCAAATCTGAATCCTGCTCAtcttactatgtatgattattccAAGCCCACTCTAACTGGGGCTGAATCAAGTATTGTGAGACTTGCTATTGTTGCGAATAACTTCAAACTGAAGCCGAACACCATTCAGATGatccaacaatttgttcagttcgatg GAAACACCTCGGAAAAATGTGATAGAGCCACGTTCCAATTCATGCAAAAAACTAGAACAATTTATGAAGAGCGAAGGTTGCAGATTGATGAACTAGACGAATGGTGGACAAATGTCAAGGAAAAACCAAGAATACATGATGAAAAGCATAAGGAAGCAACGAACCACTTTAAGGTTGGGGATCAG ATTCAAGATATGGGTAAGCTTCCTTCTTCTTTTATTCTTCGTTCAGTTGTTAATGGTGGAAGTCATCTTTCTAATTTCcactctttttcttcttcttcaaacaaCATTGCTACCCACATCAAAGCCTTAAGTAAGAAACCCATGCCTGTTAGAGGAAAGGGAAAAAAAGATGATCGCTTCGATATTGTTGATGATGCTTTAATTTTGTTCAATAAGATGATAGTCAG TAAGATTTTTGAGGCCATTAGTATATTCGATGAAATGACTGAAAGAGGGTATCAACCTGATTTGATTGTTTACAAGACAATACTTAAGGGTTGTGTAAGAGCG GAGGCTCTTGATCTCTTATCTGAAATGAAGGTTAAAGGCATTAAACCAAATATCATTACTTACAGTTGCTTAATTCACGGTATGTGTGATTCGGGCCAACAGGAAAAGGCAACAACGCTTTTGAATGAAATGTTGGATAACAATATTTCACTTAATATTGTCACATATACTATATTGATTGATATACTTTGCAAGGAAGGAATGATTTCTAAAGCTGTAGAGACCATTGACATGATGAGAAAGCAAG GAAGAGGCATTGAGTCTAATGTTGTTACCTATGATGCATTAGTTAATGGTCACTGCTTGCAGAACGAAATGGATAAAGCTAGAAGAGTTTTACAGTTGATGATTGAAAAGGGTTGTGCACCGAATATAGTTACCTACAGCACGATGATCAATAGATATTGCAAAA GTAATCTCAAAGAGGCATTGAAATTTTTTCAAACAATGCAAAATGGTGGGTTGGAACTTGATATTGTCCCATATACTATCCTAATTGATGGGCTGTGCAAAGCTGGGCATATTGAAGTTGCCAAGGAATTATTTCGTCAACTCTCAGACAGTGGTTTAAAACCGAATGTTTACAAATATGGTGTAATGATTAATGGACTGTGTAAAGAGGGATTGCCAGATGAGCAGACATGTTTTTTGGGAGCATGGGAGATAATGACTGTTTGCCTAATAGTTGCTGTTATAATGTAA